aGTAATGTCATAGGTGTGATACCTATGAGAATGAGCAGGGGTCCTGGTTTGTGTATGTCTAGCAGTCTCTTGAGTTTTGTTTGCTGCTTGGATTCTAGCTACATGTtcaaagtttaattaaaaattcttttttgaaATAACTTACAGGTTGATGTTCTTAAGGCAACAGCACTCCCTCTGTTAAAACAGTTTGGGATTGATGGAGAATCATTTGAGCTAAAGGTAGGAATGTGTGAACTGCTGGCTGTGTATATCTAAGACATTTTTTGTTTAACTCATTGGAAAAAATGTGATAGATGATTATTTGAAATTTCATGTCCAGGGCTTATTAGCTGATACTTCAAATCTTGACCTGAAAGAGACCCTTTCATAATGGCAATAGTAGCCAACAGTCTTGTCCTCCTTTGGGGAAGGTGCTGTTATAAATGTACTGAGACCTTCACGTCTCATCACAACTGTTGGTTAGCCGAGGATAGACCCACATGAATTTTGGCCGATTGTCTCTCTTGTCTGAATCATCCTGGTATAATTTATGTCCAGAGGCTCCTGAGACTCCACAGTGTCTTAAGCCCAGTGAGAATGATTTAACCTTCCTGAATTGGGGTATAAGAAGAACCCATGTTTTCTGTGTCTGCTTTCTCCTGTCTGCCCCTTACCACTTTGTGCAGATCTTGCGACGGGGAATGCCTCCTGGAGGAGGAGGCGAAGTGCTTTTCTCGTGCCCCGTGAGGAAGGTCCTAAAACCCGTGCAGCTCACAGACCCAGGGAAAATCAAGCGGATCAGAGGAATGGCGTATCCTTTGCACTAGAATCCTTATTCTTCTCTTGCCTCATGAAGATAACAGCTCCACTTCTTTGCACCATTTCCATTACAGCAGTCTCATCAAAGTTTTAGTGGTAAAACTGTACTAGTTGAGATATGTTTTATTACTTGCCTCACAGTGACAGGGTTGATTAATTTTTCTTCACGTAATGCTCCACTGTTGGGGGAAGGAAATGACTCTGTAAACCATAGCTCTGGCATAACGTGTGaagcggggtggggtgggagtggtGGCTGGGGGAGCTGGCGCGAGGCTGGAGATGTAGCACTGTCATGAAGTGCTGCTGTGTCCTTTGGGGAAGAGCACTTTATGCATCTCAGCGCTAAGCTGCAGACATTTCAAATTAACTCACATCTTATTTTgcagacagggaaactgaggtaTAAAGGTTCTATTTGCTAATAATGTCACATAGATAATTGGTATAAATGGGATAAACCTTGTCAGTAATCTGGTGCCCAGGCTTTTAACCCTTACTTCCCCGACCCCCGCGTAGAAAAGCAGAGACATTTGTATGAGTCTTAAAGATGGAAGCTTATGAAGTAGGGCAAGAAAAGGGGGATAAGGGGGATGCTTTCGTGAGAAAAGTGGGCCTTTGCAGAGGAAGTGGCACACCAAAGTTCTGGGGAGTGCCTGACAATGCGGGTGGGGAGGACTCAGATGGTCAGTGACAGCTGGTGAACACAGTGGGTTATGAACTGAGCAGGAGCCAGTGAAGAACTGCTGAACAGttgacttttattttaaaaggaggTGATGTTCATCTGGAGAGCAAATTTGCATATTAGGAGGACAAATTCGGTGGTCATGAATTTTGGAAAGTATGGCTGTGGAAGAAAATCATGTAATGGCAGCCTCTTAGGGACAGTGGTTCCAGAATTATTCTGCTCTGTATTGAGGCAGGGAGGATGGCAGGGAGAGGATAAGTGAGAGCTGCAGGGGAGAGTGTATGGCACACAGGGAGAGGATTGGGAGTCATTGGGGGTACAGGCTTGTTGTTGGGGCTATTTGCTGACAGTAGGGACAAAAGCCTGGGGTAGGTAGGGTGGAATAGTGAGAGTTTAGTGTTACACACGCTGGACCAGATGGCTTGACTGAAATAGGGTTAGGAAGGACGTTGGGATTGAGGATCTGTACCTCGGAGGTAAGAGAAAGGCTAGAAATGAAGGCTTTGAAGTCAGCAGCAGGGAACAGTGCAAAGTCAGGAGACTGGAACCCTGAGAGGCCaccagacctggaaaggaaagatTAAGTGAAGAGGAATACAAAGAAGACAGGACCTCCTGGAAGAGCACAGTACCTGCTAAGGCACTGAGGAGTCAGTCTTGGCAGGGAAAAGCTGAAGGCTTGCACAGAGCTTTTGTAGAAGTGATGGAGATGGAACACGTGACCAATTCTGGATTGTGGGGTGAAGGATAGGGAAGTAGTTGTGTTAGAGCTGTTCCTTTCAGAATCTCCACAGGAATGAGAAGGTTCTTTGAACCTTCCCTCTGTGGAGTCCGAGGCACAAGACACTTGTGAGGTGATATTTCCCTTCCTCTTGAGTGCAACAGGGACAGAACACAGTTCGCTGGCACAGATCTGCCAATGGAAGTACTCACAGCACCCCTGCTCACATTCCTGTCTGAAGGCCACTCCTGCTAGCCCTCAGTCAGCAGAACCCTCATTTAATGAGCCCCTCAAAGGAATATGGCCTGTGTCCCTACCTTTGTGAGTTTCAGAACCGGAGAATAAAAGCTGACTCTGGAAAAGCTGTAGTTGACTCTGTGGTTCTTACTTGTAGGGCTGGTTCTGGCTGGCCTGAGCTCATCCTTGTTTTTGAGTTGGGAGAACTGTGGTTTTAAATGACAGACacctccactcccacccccagtGCCGCTTTTCCTGCTTGCAGATCATTGACCAAGCAGACAGGTCCTGGGAGGGAGCTGGTGGTGGTCTGACCAGCAGCTCCAGCTAGAGAGCAGTCCCCATTTATAGCGGGAGAGGAGGAGTGTGCTCGCAGTGTCATGGTGCTGATCCAGAGCTCATGGTTTAGGAAGGAAGAGTTGAGTGCAGAAGCTGGGGGCCAGACAGGAGAGGTGGGTGAGTGTGGGACGATCCGCCTTTGTTTCCCTGTCAGTAGAGAGAGGCTAGTGTGAGTCTTTTGGTCTGTTTGTCTTTCACATACCATGACtccccattgtgtgtgtgtgtgtgtgtgtgtgtgtgtgtgtgtgtgtgtgtgtgtgtgtacatgcagtgCACACCCAAACTCAGCCTCCTCTTGCCCTCTGTTTGCCCTGTCTCAGGAGGGTAAAAATaagctggggtttttgtttgttttttcttttcgagacaggatttctctgtgtagccttggctgtcctagactcactttatagaccaggctggcctctaactcacagagatccccctgcttctgcctcctagaatgctgagattacaggcctgtgccactgtgcatgccagaagttgtttgtttttgttttttgtagtgaGGGCTCTTTAGTTTGAGCAGGTGTCTCAGTTCTGCATCCCAAGGGCTTACTCCGTAGTAAGCTCAAGAGCCAGAACTTAAGGCCTCGTCTCAGGATTGCTGTGAGCATAAAATAAGGTGATAAGTGTGTGAAAGAACTTTGGGAACCATGAGTGCAGTGGGATTGTGGCATCTTCTGAGCTGAGGGAGAGTGGGTAGGCGCAGGCTTCAGAAAGATGGCAACCATTCAGTCCAAAGGCTATGAGATCTGGGGCTGTTTATCTAAACTGTGCTCAAAGTACATTCTGAACAGAAGAGGTGATGAAACTGGGGTCTTTGCATATTGAAAAATCCCTTTTTGCTCTTTCGCCATTTCGGATTTGTCCTTTGAGTCAAACCAAATATTTATCGAGTGTTTCTGAGTACAAAAGTGCTTTGCAGAGTCCTGAGGGATCCAGTTGTGTCCTGGCCTTAGAGAGCAAGGACAAGATGTGTCTGAAGGGAGATGCGGTAAGTGCAAGTCAGGTGCTGGCTGGAAGGCTTCAGGCAGGAGGTGTCTGTGGACTAAAGAGTAATGGAAGGCAGTTGAGGTTGAAGACTGACCTGGTGGAGGTAGGCAGCAGTGGAGGTAGGTGAGCTCGCTGAGCAGGCTGGGGGTCTTggcaggaggatggaggagtGCTCTTGAGCAGTGTTCAGGTCAGGGAGAGAAGCTGGCCGACAGGTCAGGCTCCATGCATAGCATTTTGCTTTTGAGTTCTAATTAAAGTCAAGTTGCTGTTAGTAATTATTGAATAGCTTTGTGGGAATGGGCAGGTCACACTATGTTGGAGTCCACTGGATTGATATCACGGTAGTGGGAAAACATGGTGTTTTTCCCATTGCTAAGTCCTGCAtgtatctctccagctcttgagGATATACTGTTTGGGAGAGGGGAAAAAGACTCTCAACTCACTTGATCAGTACAGCTTTAAGGGGCCAAGGGCTACTTGCTCTGGAGCTTTGCCAGCCACACAGCACTCTCCTGCAGGCTCGGATGCAGCAGATCCCTAGCAGGAGGGAAAGCCCCGCTTGATTTCTTGACTTACTCCAGCAACCCTGAGTATTCTCGGAGGTTTGTGGGTGAGCTAGGTACCGCCTGCCACCTTGTATACATGATGTCATACCAGGGGACCATAGCCCTGGGAAGACGCCTTTGTTACAAAATTTGAGTTTGGGGTTATGGGTTCCACATCCTCAGGCACCGATaccttttgttaattttttcctccttttctgggGATCCTTGTTGTAAAGTGCTGGGTATGGTGTCCACCAGAGAGTAGCAAATAGAAGCCCCGTTGTCATTACAAATCCACTAACTGATTCTTAAATTTGTTTGGAAAACCTGTGGTCTTTAAAACAGCAGTCACCCTGACCTTTGAAAAAtcattttctgcttcctgttcctcTATTGTCATCCTAGGAGATGGGCTAAGATTGGCCCAGGGTTACCCAGTGGGGTATCTGGCCTAGGCACAGGGAGCCCGGTTGTGGCTGTGAAGAAGCAGCCATCTTTGTATAGAGTGGACAGTTAACACAAAAACAGTATTTAGGAAGTCAGGGTTGAGCTGTGGGACCTGACTATACCTTCCATTCTAGGAATCTAAATTCCTTTTCATCATGAGTGCTTTGAAAAAATTAAGTTCTAGAACTATTAAGTTAAATAATAACAGTTGGGAGACAGTGGGATTGTAAGTCCCAGCCTGGCACAATTATGCTAGCTTTCTAACTTGCTTTTCTCCGCTCTGGTACCCAAGCATCATGACCTCCTTAACCAGGGCTGCAGGTACTCTGTGCGTGTATCACCTCAGATGGCAAACCGGATTGTGGACTCTGCTAGGAGCATCCTCAACAAGTTCATACCCGACATCTATATTTACACAGACCACATGAAAGGCGTCAATTCTGGGAAGTGAGTGCATCTTAGAACCTTAGCAGCTGAGCTCACTGAGACACCACACCACTCCTCTCTCATCTCATTGGTTTGAATCAAATTCTCCAGGTTTTGTTTGCCCCAAGTAAAGACATTGGATTCTGCCATTGTCTACTGTGTTAAGAAATCACCTTTTCTCTAAGGGACCGCACAGCTGTTGCACAGGGTCTCTCTTGATTTGAGCAGAGAGTCAAAGTGAGGAAAGGGTGTGGTTGAATGTAAGTGAGAAGGTCGGCCTTCACACTGCCCAGGGGAAAGTGATGGAGGTCAGGGCTGGAAAGTATGTGTGTAGAATTGGCCCTTCCCTCAGCGAATGGGAAAGCCATTGACGCCTCCATGCCTTTTATTAATCAAACCCAGAGCATTCTTCATTTACACACTGAGAGTAATAATGTATCCCAGGGTAATTGTAAAcgttaaatttaaaaagtgtctGTGTAGCCTATTGGTGTATCTAGCATTCAGTAGGTGCTACAGAAATGGTAATTCCTAAAGTTGGCCTTTTCTTTGCACCTTCTGTGTTGGCTGTTGGTATGGAATTAGTGGGTCAGCTCTTTTCTGGAGgtttgctgagggctggggaaGGGTAGGTAGCAGCAGAAGCTGTCCAAATGTTCCAGGGTAGTCTGTTCTCTGATCTCTTGCTTTACCAAAATGGGCAGGAAAGAAACAGTGCAGGCCTGGAGGCAATGCTGCCTACCCCCAGCTGTAGTATAGCTTCTTACAGTGCTGTGCACTCAGCTGCCCTGGTATAGGGTCAGAGAAGCAGCCTTCCATACAGATCAAGATATTGACATGATGAGCTCCATTTAAAAATTACGAATAAAACCAATATGTGACTTacatttctgtttggttttttaatCTCAAGCTACAAGCAATAAATCATTGTGGACTTCTGTGTGGATTATGCCCCCCTCTGACCCAGTGATGGATCCATACGAGTAAGGGTTGTTGAAATGTAGTATTTGTGACGTGAAGCCCTGGGAGCAggcaatttaaaagagaaaaaaataaggtagTGCTTTATAGGTTAGAAAGCTGTGGAGACGACGCTTCGCAAACTCCCAGTGCAGATCCTCAGTGGTGGCATGTGCACCATGCTGGACATGAAGTGACTCAAAGGGGTCTTGCGTTTTGCACCAGACAGCAGGTGTTGCTAATGGTGAGTGATGATAGATTGTTAAGCATGAGTCAGGTGCTCTGGAGCCTTTGCTTTGGCAGGTATCATAATTGTTTTAAAGATGTTAAAAACTGAGCAATAGAATTCTTCCACGTGAGGAATCCATATAGTGCATGAAAACATCAGAAGCCAGATTTGGTAGTGCATGTCTAATCCCAGCCTTCCTTGGCGGCTAAGATGAGGattgtgagtgtgaggccagctggggctaccaTCGAAACACTGTCTCTAAAAGTAAATGAATATAACTATCCCTGAAGTTTTTCTGGAACTACTTTGGCATCTGAACAGTGTTGAGCAGTGTTAGAGGAGGCAGGTGTGTGTTGCAATTGTGAATGGACCATGCCACTGGGAGGCTTTTCCAGTAATGTATTTACTTTGCCCGGGCAAAGTACATTTGAGCATCAAGTCTGGCAAATTTGTGGAGAGgtgctttttttcttgtttatgtaccgttgttttgttttgttttgttttgttttctaagttgGTGGTTTGTGTTTTGTGAGGACCGAATCTCAGGTGTTTGCTCAGCATACTGCCTGGCTGTGGAAGCCTCCCACAGGTGCTTGCGGATGCATGAGTCAGCAGTGATCCTGGACCAGACTGTTAGGTTCTAGCTGTTGGATGGTAGAAACGTGGCAAAGGCCACAGTGCTGGCCCATTGACTGTAGCTAAGTGGATTCTGAGTTCAGTGCTGTCTCTACACAAAAGTGCAAACATGTACTTCCTCTGGCCCTTTCTGGTTTCATCCTTTTCATTATGGGAAACAGCTGGTATTTCTCAGAGTTGCAGTCATGATCCACAGGGTTGTAGTAATGGGAACTGGACAACTTGGATTGACTCTGGAATCTCTGAGGCCTGTACTCCACTTAACCTTTATCACTTTCTGGCCGAGTGCACGTGGTTCAGGCTGCTTTCTCCCAGCATATTCTCACCAGTGAAAGGAGGCAGTGCCAGCTTCTGTACAAGCCTGGAGTGGCACTGTTATTTGCATGCTCGGTACCTAGAAGCCTGTTGATGTCATATTGTGATTGTTACAAACACAGTGAGAGTCTTtgcagagagcagggagggaggagctAAGGGAATGGAGGCCTAATAGAAAATCCAAACTCCCTCTTGTCTTGCTTCTGCTTTGTGTGCCTTGGTAGTCTGTATTTCTATGATGAACAACACGTCTGCCTCTTTGTTTTGTTATGTGTTTTTTCCCCcccaaggtttatttatttattttatatatgtgagtgctctatctgtatgtgtacctgcttgccagaagagggcatcagatgacattatagatggttgtgagccaccatgtttctggggattgaattcaggactTCGGGacgagcagtcagtgctcttaacctctgagccatctctccagcccacacctGCCTCTTTGTATGCTGCTGTGTGTGCCTTTACTTATTCAGTGTCTGCCCTTGCATCATTAGGTCTCCAGGATTTGGGCTGTCGCTGGTTGCAGAGACTACAAATGgtaccttcctgagtgctgaactGGCCTCCAATCCTCAGGGCCAAGGGGCAGCAGTGCTTCCTGAGGACCTCGGCAGGAATTGTGCAAAGCTGCTACTTGAAGAAATCTATAGGGTACGTCCCCTGCCTCTGTAGACGCAGGGAGAGGAACAATCAGGAAAAAGGCAATTTTTCCTTTCTAAGCACTTAAGCTAAAGAGCTAACTTACATTTGTGTATCAAGCAGTTTAGAATTAGCTAGCCTAATGGGTTCATTGAACTAGTCCATGAGCAGAGACCTGGCTCTGTTGAGACAACAGACAGGCTTTAATGGggacagaggagagaaatggTACATTTAGAAAAGGGAGTGAAGGTTTAAAGTAAAACACAGAAGCAGGTAAGGTTAAGATGGTTGGTGGCTGGCACACTGACCTGACCAAAAGGAGGTCTcagtcttgctctctctcttgctctggctcttcctcttgctctctcccttgttcttctcccctccccgtctgtttttagtttatgtgtataAGGGTCTGCCTGCGTGTACGTATGTGTACCgcatgctgcctgctgcctgcacgtggctgtgagccactgtgtgtgctggggtgaatctgggtcctctgcaggagcagcaagcattctttaCTACCGGGCCCTCCGCTTAGTGCTGGGACCACTCTCTGAGCTGCCCCAGTTGTTGGTATATGGAGATCGGGACCTACCTTCACACTCATCCAGGCACAAGTCTGGATTTTCATGTGGCTAGATTTTTGCAGCATATTCTAGAGTATTGAGGACCATTTAGGGAAGGCCAGGCTGTCACAGCTTGGGGGAGACTCCGGGAAGCGTGAGAACTAAGCATTGTTGAAGATAGACTTCAGCCAGTTACTATTTTGCGTCTTCAGTTCTGTGGGTAGAATGTAGCTCAGGTTATGGCCTTCTTCATGGCCACAAACTGTTGGTCACACGCGCAGCAGGCACACAAGTGAGCACACACACTTCACTTTCCCACCGCTGAGGAGATTGTGAGGGAAGATACGATGCTTGCCAGAGGAGAATATGTTACTAAGAGAAGACATTAGGGATATGATCCCCAGAATGCCCGCACAGTTGAAGCCTGCTCCCCTGGTCTAAGCCCGGCTGTCCTTGAAACCAGCTTAGTGTCATATGACAAAAATATCAGCATTCTTACTGTGGGACCAGGGAGACTGAACTGTTTGAGAATGAAGTAAACCCCGGTCCCAAGTGGCTGTGCTTACCTAATTAAAGACAGGTACACCTCCTGATGCACCTGAAAACTGTGGTATAGCCATGGTGCTTGCTGCTGGGAGCAGTGGAGACAGGAGTGAGGTCCTCCTCAAGACACATCCTGTCAGGAATCTTATGTAGTCTGGTTCTGGTGCAGGTTTTTTGGTGCCAAGTCAGTTCATTTTTTGATGACAGATTTTTATGTTGGTTTTGAAAGATAGGTGGTTATTAGATGTTTGTGGGTAAATGATGAAGCCATTGATTTGCCAGGCACTTAATTCATGAAGTTTTATTGTTTTCCATGTCCTGTGTTGTGTTGGGTAAAGGGTATTGTGGTAGCTGTCTGTATTTAAGATCCTTGTTGCTTGTGTAGGTCTCCTCCTGGCTGTAGGGGCTGCTGTGTCCTCACTCCCAACTATGGGGACACTTCTGTCCCTTTCTAGTAGATCGTGGGAGAATGGAAACTTAGTGTTCTGGAGGAGGTCAGTGGGAGCCCCTGGGCACAGCTGGAGTGTGGGTTTCATGTTCTCATAAACAGCAGTCTTGAAGCCTCAGGGTAAAAGCGTAGCCAGTTACAGGAAGAAAACATGCAGCCTGGATTAGGTATTGGATTCTTACCTTTAATTGAGaccttttaaaaactattattgTTCCTCATCCAAATTTGCtatgttttagtttttgagaaaaCTTCCTGTGTCTCCAGTCTTTAATTAGTAAAAGGATGAAAATACTTGGTGCTGTTTTGATTAATTCTCTATAGATCTGTGATGTGACATGTGATAAAAACCCTTCTGAAggtgctttttttcctttctttctttttttttttttaataaaaattgtgaGTCTCTGACCCATTTCCTTCTGCTCATGGGTTACCATGCCCTATTGGTTTCACCCTGCTGTTCTGCCCTACTGTTCCATCACTGCCCTGCTGTCTTTCTActtcacctcacctcacctcacctcacctcacctcacctcacctcacctcacctcacctcacatTCTTATCTTCAGAGGAGAAATTCTTTTCTTATTCTCTCCAACCTCCCTCAGTCTACTTCTCCCTCTAAACCTAGACTTGATCTCTTTATGCCCGTGTGTAGAGCCCTACACTGGCCTTTTAACCTCCAGAATAGTCAGTATTTGTGACCAGTTAGAGAAGCCCCACCCCAGTCACCACCATCCCCCATCCCTTACCCTGAGATGATTACTCATGTCTCCACAGAGCCTGGCCTCAGTCTCTTTCCCATTGGCTGTGAGCCCATTCCACCATTTGCTCTTCTCTTTCCAAGGCCTGCCTATCCCTCCAGGCCATTTCAAGTGTCTGCTCCCCAAAGCCTGCCTCTGTTGTTGGGCAAGTAACACCCTCTGTGCCATGACATTTTGTAGCCCCACTCCGTCCATAATGTCCTGTACATGGACCCTGACATACTTATTGCATTAAGATCTCACTCCGGTGCCTAATACAAGTCAGCTGAGAATGGTGCAATAGCAGCTTGGTGTAGCAAGCAGAGCATAGAGAACAGTTAATTTTAGGCAGTCTTAGAAAATGAGCAAGAGCTGTGAAACAGTTGTTTTGTTGGTAagatttcctgttttgtttggaAAAGCAGCTTTTGTCTTAAAGTTTgctgaataaaatgaaaaaagtttcTTGTTCTTTATTAACTTCTGGAgaggaatatatttttataaaggcCTACCAACCTGAGAGCGGCAGCCCGTGAAGGTTTACTCCCCAACCTGCATGCATTCAAAGAGAACAGGCGTGCACCCTCTAAGCAGCTCTGGCTGCCCACTGTGTACTCAGTTTAGCCTTGGCAGCAGCGAGCCAcagactgaattttttttagatttgtaaAATGGGTAGCTATTTCATGACATCCTGCTTGTATTCTGTAAAGTTGTGTGTAAGTTGACATTGTCACAGTTACCCTAGGAAGAATAATGAGgaataaagactttttaaaacacacatatttaaacaGCAACTCAGCTGACATggttagaaataaagaaagaagaagcaaCCAAAACAGTTGCACTTCAGGAGGAAAAATTTGACGAAAATTCTGTTTTGCCTATgcttggaagaaaaaaaggaaggaaaacttGGGGAGAGATAAGTAATAGCAGGCCATCTGACTGTTGGCAGTTGGCAGTGTCAGGTCTCATGGGAAGAGGTAaagagtggttaagagcatctcGAGTTATTTCAGAGCAAGATGGGATGAGTGCAGTGAGCCCTCTAAAGGACACTCCCTTTCGTGTGTGATGCTCTTTGACATGCAAATAAGCATAGGTCCTCTGTTTAACCTTGGAGCAACTGTACCTCTCCTAGAACTAAGATGATGCCTCTGTTGCCCATTTATGAAGAGGACGTTCATTTTTTCCCACTAGGTTTTTGCCTGGGAATGTGCATGTCTTGTGCACTGTCATCTTGTGAGCTGTTACTTGGGTTAGCTGTTAGCTTAACCTCATGTTGGTTGGTAGAACAGTCTCAGGAGGCCCGCGTTCCATTTGTTAGTGTTTGAACTTTAGTCCACTGTTCTGGAGTTGATATTCTGAgtgtttctgcctctctctctccctgcttgtTGCTTCCCCTTTTCTGGTTTGTACTATGATTAATCATTAAAGTGTTTGTGTTTACAGGGTGGATGTGTGGACTCGACCAACCAAAGTCTAGTTCTGCTGCTCATGACCCTTGGACAGCAGGACGTTTCCAAAGTCCTGCTGGGACCACTCTCCCCCTACACGTAAGCTGTTTCTGTTTGACCTCATTACTCtgctcagttttgttttctggttgtcCAGA
This is a stretch of genomic DNA from Meriones unguiculatus strain TT.TT164.6M chromosome 1, Bangor_MerUng_6.1, whole genome shotgun sequence. It encodes these proteins:
- the Rcl1 gene encoding RNA 3'-terminal phosphate cyclase-like protein isoform X1, producing MATQTHSLSYAGCNFLRQRLVLSTLSGRPVKIRRIRARDDNPGLRDFEASFIRLLDKITNGSRIEINQTGTTLYYQPGLLYGGSVEHDCSVLRSIGYYLEALLCLAPFMKHPLKIILRGVTNDQVDPSVDVLKATALPLLKQFGIDGESFELKILRRGMPPGGGGEVLFSCPVRKVLKPVQLTDPGKIKRIRGMAYSVRVSPQMANRIVDSARSILNKFIPDIYIYTDHMKGVNSGKSPGFGLSLVAETTNGTFLSAELASNPQGQGAAVLPEDLGRNCAKLLLEEIYRGGCVDSTNQSLVLLLMTLGQQDVSKVLLGPLSPYTIEFLRHLKSFFQVMFKIETKPCGEELKGGDKVLMTCVGIGFSNLSKTLK
- the Rcl1 gene encoding RNA 3'-terminal phosphate cyclase-like protein isoform X2, which produces MATAHACQWSHTVNVFSGSEGVFLRSQNLSHMDFSEDAHNWQFSAVDVLKATALPLLKQFGIDGESFELKILRRGMPPGGGGEVLFSCPVRKVLKPVQLTDPGKIKRIRGMAYSVRVSPQMANRIVDSARSILNKFIPDIYIYTDHMKGVNSGKSPGFGLSLVAETTNGTFLSAELASNPQGQGAAVLPEDLGRNCAKLLLEEIYRGGCVDSTNQSLVLLLMTLGQQDVSKVLLGPLSPYTIEFLRHLKSFFQVMFKIETKPCGEELKGGDKVLMTCVGIGFSNLSKTLK
- the Rcl1 gene encoding RNA 3'-terminal phosphate cyclase-like protein isoform X3, with translation MKLGSLHIEKSLFALSPFRICPLSQTKYLSSVSEYKSALQSPEGSSCVLALESKDKMCLKGDAVSASQVLAGRLQAGGVCGLKSNGRQLRLKTDLVEHHDLLNQGCRYSVRVSPQMANRIVDSARSILNKFIPDIYIYTDHMKGVNSGKSPGFGLSLVAETTNGTFLSAELASNPQGQGAAVLPEDLGRNCAKLLLEEIYRGGCVDSTNQSLVLLLMTLGQQDVSKVLLGPLSPYTIEFLRHLKSFFQVMFKIETKPCGEELKGGDKVLMTCVGIGFSNLSKTLK
- the Rcl1 gene encoding RNA 3'-terminal phosphate cyclase-like protein isoform X4 gives rise to the protein MKLGSLHIEKSLFALSPFRICPLSQTKYLSSVSEYKSALQSPEGSSCVLALESKDKMCLKGDAHHDLLNQGCRYSVRVSPQMANRIVDSARSILNKFIPDIYIYTDHMKGVNSGKSPGFGLSLVAETTNGTFLSAELASNPQGQGAAVLPEDLGRNCAKLLLEEIYRGGCVDSTNQSLVLLLMTLGQQDVSKVLLGPLSPYTIEFLRHLKSFFQVMFKIETKPCGEELKGGDKVLMTCVGIGFSNLSKTLK